The proteins below are encoded in one region of Chelonia mydas isolate rCheMyd1 chromosome 11, rCheMyd1.pri.v2, whole genome shotgun sequence:
- the SSB gene encoding lupus La protein: MAENGEGENMSNLENKICQQIEYYFGDHNLPRDKFLKEQVKLDDGWVPLEIMIKFNRLSSLSKDFNVIVEALRKSKAGLMEISEDKTKIRRSPSKPLPEVNDQYKNAIKNRSVYIKGFPTDATLDDIKEWLEGKGSVENIQMRRTLSKTFKGSIFAVFDSVESAKKFTEIPNQKYKDTELIVLFKEEYFAKKNEERKQNKIEAKAKAKQEKEEKQKQAEDAEMKSLDEKTGCLLKFSGDLEDQTCREDLHAVFSDHGEIKWIDFVRGAKEGIILFKDNAKEALDKAKEANNGNLQLRNKDVIWEVLEGDAEKEALKKIMEGQQESLNKWKAKGRKFKGKGRGGKVPQGSQNKGKVQFQGKKTKFESEDEEGEENTKTGPASPKKRPLEETEKEEPASKQLKTENGAGDQ; this comes from the exons ATGGCTGAAAATGGAGAGGGTGAAAATATGTCTAACCTGGAAAACAAAATCTGTCAGCAAATTGAG TACTATTTTGGTGATCACAATCTACCAAGAGACAAGTTCCTAAAGGAGCAGGTCAAACTGGATGATGGCTGGGTGCCTTTAGAAATAATGATCAAATTCAACAG GTTAAGCAGTCTCTCAAAAGACTTCAATGTTATAGTAGAAGCACTGAGAAAATCTAAAGCTGGACTTATGGAAATAAGTGAAGACAAAACTAAAATCAGAAGATCTCCAAGCAAACCCCTCCCTGAAGTGAATGACCAGtataaaaatgcaattaaaaacagATCTGTATATATT AAAGGCTTTCCAACAGATGCAACACTTGATGATATCAAAGAATGGctagaaggtaaaggctcagtagaaaacattcaaatgaGGAGAACATTGAGTAAAACATTCAAG GGATCAATTTTTGCAGTATTTGATAGTGTTGAATCTGCTAAGAAGTTCACAGAAATACCAAACCAAAAGTACAAAGACACAGAGCTGATTGTGCTTTTCAA GGAGGAGTACTTTGCAAAGAAGAATGaagagaggaaacaaaacaaaatagaggCTAAAGCAAAGGCAAAACA ggagaaagaagaaaaacagaagcaAGCAGAAGATGCTGAAATG AAATCACTGGATGAAAAGACAGGATGCTTGCTGAAATTCTCTGGCGACCTAGAAGATCAGACTTGCAGAGAAGATCTCCATGCAGTTTTCTCTGACCATGGAGAAATTAAATGGATAGACTTTGTCAGAGGGGCAAAGGAG GGGATTATCCTATTTAAGGATAATGCAAAAGAAGCACTGGATAAAGCCAAAGAAGCAAATAATGGGAACTTACAGTTGCGCAACAAAGATGTCATATGGGAGGTGCTGGAAGGAGATGCAGAGAAAGaagcactgaaaaaaatcatggaGGGTCAGCAAGAATCATTAAACAAATGGAAAGCAAAAG GTCGTAAATTTAAAGGTAAAGGAAGAGGTGGCAAAGTACCCCAGGGCTCACAGAACAAAGGGAAAGTACAGTTCCAGGGcaagaaaacaaaatttgagAGTGAGGATGAAGAAGGTGAAGAGAACACTAAAACAG GGCCAGCAAGTCCCAAGAAAAGACCACTAGAAGAGACTGAAAAAGAAGAACCTGCATCAAAACAGCTGAAAACAGAAAATGGAGCTGGAGATCAgtaa
- the METTL5 gene encoding rRNA N6-adenosine-methyltransferase METTL5 isoform X1: MKLKLKELESRLQQVDDFENPKLLLEQYPTRPHIAACMLYTIHNTFDDIENKVVADLGCGCGVLSIGSVMLGAGLCVGFDVDADALEIFSRNAEEFELTNIDMIQCDVCSLAARTSKTFDTVIMNPPFGTKHNKGMDMTFLKVALQMAQTAVYSLHKTSTRKHIQKKADEWKVKMEVIAELRYDLPASYKFHKKSSVDIEVDLIRFSFEKLPN, encoded by the exons ATGAAGTTAAAACTTAAGGAACTAGAAAGCCGTCTTCAGCAAGTTgatgattttgaaaatccaaaaTTACTTCTTGAACAGTATCCAACAAGACCACACATTGCAG CATGTATGCTTTATACAATTCACAACACTTTTGATGATATTGAAAACAAGGTGGTTGCAGATCTAGGATGTGGTTGTGGTGTACTCAGCATCGGGAGTGTAATGTTAGGAGCAGG gTTGTGTGTGGGGTTTGACGTAGATGCAGATGCCCTGGAAATATTTAGTAGAAATGCAGAAGAGTTTGAGCTCACAAATATTGACATGATTCAGTGCGATGTATGTTCTTTGGCTGCCAGAACGTCAAAAACTTTTGATACAGTAATCATGAATCCTCCTTTTGGTACTAAGCATAATAAAG GAATGGATATGACTTTTCTGAAGGTAGCTTTGCAAATGGCACAAACAGCTGTATATTCCCTACACAAAACTTCAACACGAAAA CATATCCAAAAGAAAGCAGATGAATGGAAAGTGAAGATGGAAGTTATAGCAG AACTTAGATATGATTTACCAGCATCATACAAGTTTCATAAGAAGTCTTCT GTGGATATTGAAGTGGATTTAATAAGGTTTTCCtttgaaaaacttccaaactga
- the METTL5 gene encoding rRNA N6-adenosine-methyltransferase METTL5 isoform X3, whose product MLYTIHNTFDDIENKVVADLGCGCGVLSIGSVMLGAGLCVGFDVDADALEIFSRNAEEFELTNIDMIQCDVCSLAARTSKTFDTVIMNPPFGTKHNKGMDMTFLKVALQMAQTAVYSLHKTSTRKHIQKKADEWKVKMEVIAELRYDLPASYKFHKKSSVDIEVDLIRFSFEKLPN is encoded by the exons ATGCTTTATACAATTCACAACACTTTTGATGATATTGAAAACAAGGTGGTTGCAGATCTAGGATGTGGTTGTGGTGTACTCAGCATCGGGAGTGTAATGTTAGGAGCAGG gTTGTGTGTGGGGTTTGACGTAGATGCAGATGCCCTGGAAATATTTAGTAGAAATGCAGAAGAGTTTGAGCTCACAAATATTGACATGATTCAGTGCGATGTATGTTCTTTGGCTGCCAGAACGTCAAAAACTTTTGATACAGTAATCATGAATCCTCCTTTTGGTACTAAGCATAATAAAG GAATGGATATGACTTTTCTGAAGGTAGCTTTGCAAATGGCACAAACAGCTGTATATTCCCTACACAAAACTTCAACACGAAAA CATATCCAAAAGAAAGCAGATGAATGGAAAGTGAAGATGGAAGTTATAGCAG AACTTAGATATGATTTACCAGCATCATACAAGTTTCATAAGAAGTCTTCT GTGGATATTGAAGTGGATTTAATAAGGTTTTCCtttgaaaaacttccaaactga
- the METTL5 gene encoding rRNA N6-adenosine-methyltransferase METTL5 isoform X2: MKLKLKELESRLQQVDDFENPKLLLEQYPTRPHIAACMLYTIHNTFDDIENKVVADLGCGCGVLSIGSVMLGAGLCVGFDVDADALEIFSRNAEEFELTNIDMIQCDVCSLAARTSKTFDTVIMNPPFGTKHNKGMDMTFLKVALQMAQTAVYSLHKTSTRKHIQKKADEWKVKMEVIAGGY; encoded by the exons ATGAAGTTAAAACTTAAGGAACTAGAAAGCCGTCTTCAGCAAGTTgatgattttgaaaatccaaaaTTACTTCTTGAACAGTATCCAACAAGACCACACATTGCAG CATGTATGCTTTATACAATTCACAACACTTTTGATGATATTGAAAACAAGGTGGTTGCAGATCTAGGATGTGGTTGTGGTGTACTCAGCATCGGGAGTGTAATGTTAGGAGCAGG gTTGTGTGTGGGGTTTGACGTAGATGCAGATGCCCTGGAAATATTTAGTAGAAATGCAGAAGAGTTTGAGCTCACAAATATTGACATGATTCAGTGCGATGTATGTTCTTTGGCTGCCAGAACGTCAAAAACTTTTGATACAGTAATCATGAATCCTCCTTTTGGTACTAAGCATAATAAAG GAATGGATATGACTTTTCTGAAGGTAGCTTTGCAAATGGCACAAACAGCTGTATATTCCCTACACAAAACTTCAACACGAAAA CATATCCAAAAGAAAGCAGATGAATGGAAAGTGAAGATGGAAGTTATAGCAG GTGGATATTGA